The genomic segment AACAAGCTACTTTCCGCGCATTAAAAAAAACAATCATGTGTTCAACAAGCTATTTAATGTTTTTaacattgtaaattatttagaatttcatGATAATTTACAAattactctaaataactacaatatacacaatcataaaaaattaCACCGAAAATCATCATAATATTGAAAACTAAGAGTGTGCTGATACATCCAAAAATAGAGTGTACATCGTATAATTTCccaataataattatataatttcctaatattattacattaatttccataataaataataatatttttttttaattaatttaatggtTAGACTTTACCTATatgtttattaaaatatataatacgATTTTATCTCTCTATTTTAATTACCAATTTTAGACTTTTGTTTAATGAAATTATTtaccattttttaataaaatcgaGTTGCCCTCCATTTTATATACCTTTCTAAATTTAAAATAGAGTTTCAAATcttaataaaagaaaactaataagctaagaaataataaaataatatttctctcTTTATCtccattaaaaataaaataaataaattttttgactcCAATTTATACTATTTtacattttataacatttaagtTCCAAAAGTTGATTTTCTATAAATTAGGTCTCAACCTTTTTTAAATTGTCTCAGTTTGGTCTAAACCTTTCCAAATTATATTAGTTAGGTTAAGAAGTATTgtatgttttcttttctttttatttacagCTTCacaaaaaattaaattgttttaatTTTACTTTATAAAATATATACGTTGTTTGTGTTTTCATCAAGTGACACATGACACACATTAAAAAGTAATTAAGACTTCACAGAAGTTTATTAAGTCCCTTGGAGCTTGCTTTGAGCTCCACGGGAGATAAGTCTTGCCTTCAATCACAGTTCACCACCACCGGAGGAGTATGTTCTCGTGGAAACGTTACTTCCCGAGGACCATGTTCCACGACAATGCTCCAAGTCTCCTCCATGCATTTCCTTTAGGTCTACGAGAAGCCTCTTCCGAACATGGAGAAGGGTTGTCAGGTGTTAAGCACATTGACCTTGAACCACTAACAACCATTTGGCACTTACTATTGCATAGATCGTGGTGTCGATCTGGTTCAAGTGACAAGTAGGATATCTCACGACGCCGCCTATGAGAAAATATATTGCTGCCCTCGTGACATTGTTAGGAGTATGTTGCCCAATAAAGTAGTGTGTTGGTACCTCGTATTGGGTCAACTGAGATATGCATGGGTCCACCAACACCTTAATTGGAGGAATTTATCATTCATTGTACATTTAAGTCCCCATTAAGGGAGAACAATTGTAATTACTCCTAATGAGGGAATTAATTGCCCTTAACCATTTATAAATAGGATTAGGGCACACTTTGTAAATGATCCCTGATTTCATTTTCTTGTTTTCAGAGCATTGTCAAAACGCTGCCTGAAAACATTTATAGAAGCTTGACATTTGCAAGCTTTTAATATCCTAAATATAagtaactcgtggactagggttgattcacaacctgaaccacgtaaaatccagTGTCTCAACTTctattttttgaaactttgttttaattagttgttagcgAAATTGCAAGTCAACAATATATTTTGCATTATAATAAAAAAACTCTAAACAAACTATTAAGTTAATAAAATGAAGGGTATTGGTCACAAGAAAAATAGTTTGACCAAAAATAAGTTCAGAGCACTACTTTATATTAAATTGAAAAActtaaagttaattttttttaggaaCTTAAATGGGGTATTTGGCTTATAAATACATGAGGTTGGTTGGCCGGGCTTCTAAAAGCTACTTTTTGGCTTTTAGGCTTCTAAAAACTTATAATGTACTTTGACTTTTAGctctaaaaaatatttttaaagaaaTCTAGTCCCATCAACTTTTTGGGAAAATACTTTTTGAAAAGCAAAAACTTAGCCAACTAATCATGATAATAAGTACTCACAAAATTTGCACAATAAATTATACAAAACAATGTAATAAATAGTGATGCACATGGGCGGGGAATTACGGGGAGTTCCACCTGTCCCTGTctccatttatatttttaatcccCATCCCCGCTTATTCCTCGTCGAAGGCGGGGTAGGGAATCCCCTATTGGGGCGAGGAACCcatttgtttaaaaaataaattttaaattaaaattttaaaataaaagtcataaactatatgtaaattaaaatattaaatattatcctaaataaaatttaaaatattaacaaagttactactatactataataacacataaaaaaagatataaaccaaatataaaatattacaaaaaatataaaaatttaaacggggCCCCGTCAGAACGAGGAGTGCTATCCCTATCCCCGCTCTATTTAACATTCGGTGATTAAAAATTATCCTCGTCCCTGTTCCGTTCCCCATTTAAACGGGGATTCCCTACCCCATTAAGGGCAGGTCCCTATGGAGAAAATGTGCATCCCTAGTAATAAActtttttttaactatttatatttattttagattaaatctattgtaatattaaaaaaaaaaaaacattttagtgCATGTGTTTATGTGCATATTTTTCAACCAAATACATCTGGTGTATGTATTAAATTAAGATCGATAACTATTTCAACCTATTATTATTTTGCTAGAATTTTAATCATACTTATATTTCTTTAGTGTAATAATATACTAATTAAATATGTATGTTGACTAAAAAGGAGTTGATTAGTCACCCTAACgtcttaatatattttttaacgtTAAGTAAGCTACAAATTCAAATTGAACTGATCAATTTATAAACCAGAaattagtatatttttcaagTAGTAGTTTATTTTATATTTGGTGTCGATATTAATTGAACAAAAATCAAGAATCACACACAAATTTGGCTCTTCACAATAACCTATAGTAGCCCTGACCCATTATCCATTTTAAAGGGTGGGACATGCACTGAACAAAGTAGTTGTGCCCTTTTGACTATATTTGTACAAGGTACGTGAATATGAATATAAGAGTTGAAAAATCCACATTTCGAAATTTctgtattaaaaaattattgattATGTCTTTATAATATCTAGACGTACGTGGATTATCGATGCTTTACATCCATATATTATTGAACAAGCCAACTCTCAACAGTATAATGTACGTATAAATATACGTACACTGACTGAGCTCAGGCTATGCTATACTTCTCATTTGCCTGCTTCTTCTGTCtcaataattttaatataattcTTTCGGTTATAAATATAGGGAGCAGATTTTGTCATGCATCTTGCTTATTTTTACAATAGTCAGATTAATAACTAGATTgatcaaataattattaattatgagATGTTGGTACATCGAGACTTAAACTTAGTTTAAGTACATAAAACTAAGACTATCTCTCATTCGAGATGTAAATTTTGGGTcaaatttagttaaaaaaaatgagTTAATGCTATATTtggtttaatatatatataattgtgctCCATTGCacaatatataaattaatacaaaaaaattaataatttatttaatatttattgagaacgtacaaaaattaattatttcttattttttattattcaaattatGTATTCCAAAAAATtagtcattaaaaaaataaaaaatgacataTGATTGGTAATTAATTGTCAATTACTAAATTATAATAATCGATAtcaatatggtaaataaaaaatAGCATTTATTGATGCATCAAATTTGGTACATGCTATATTTTGTGTAAAATTTGTCACAACTTTTAACATGGGTCAAATTTGACACACTTTTTGAAACACCTTTGAAGTCATAAATTTTTGTAAGATAAAATATGTTAAATATAACATTACACAATTTTTGGCACTCCATTAGGGTTGGAGACGCTCTATGCAATACATAACAAAGACATGCATTCATTTTTGCAAAAGGATAAAATTTGTTCATATatattacataaatatatattccaTATGTTCATATATATTAacagattttttttaaaagaaaaaaactcTTTTGTTTTAtcttataaaaataatcattttaagttttttaaaatcatttttacTGTTTAAAATTATTTCAGTTTTTAGCTTTTTaatttagaaatatattttttttttataaatgataCTAAACATATATTCATTACAAAATATTTTACTTTTAGTCCCAACAAAATTTGTGACTTAAAAATCACATATTTTTTTAGTCACACAAATCACAATtattgtgactcttgagttaatttttgttttgttttttttttaaaaaaaaatcctctTGAGTAAATATGTAAAAATTTCGTGCTATTACATTATTATGTAATGAGATTTTATTTTATGTAAGGCTGTGACTATTGACATACACATTTTTTCTCCCATCGCCGCCCTTTTATAATTAATGGGTAATTAATTAGCTATTTACAAatataattatgtgtaaattaacataaatatcCTCAaacaattataattataaattataattctTAACACATACCCTCTCAACATATTACCTATAAACATTAAAACAAAATGTTAGATTATCAATTTAAAAAtcaaaactctaaaaaaaaaagtaatgggtgaacaaaatataaatatgaatatgGATGTGGATGTGAAGATGCTAAATATTTTAATTctaataagtttttttttgtttttttttgtatcTTATGtatgaactttttttttattgcatttttaaaatatgtataataACAACAAGTCACTCAAGATTGACATCGTtaaaaagactaaataaaaacataaaagggaAAGAAAGACCATTAAACTATGAAAATGAGATGTAAAAGACATAACATTGATCATAATATGAGTCATTGATCATTATGAGTATTTTACATTAGTTTCTTTAAGAGATAGTagttttaataatatttgtattatttagtAATAATAATTTAAAGAGGTGTGGGAAGAAAGTTTTATGGATAATATTATACTTATTAAAAATTTAAGAGGGGTGTGAaaataaattcttttattttaaattttgaaaggGATTTAATTAGAAAATGTGTGAGAGAATAAAAAAAGTGTGTGAGAATAGTGATTACAAACAAAATTGGTATATACATGTATTTTGTTGCACATCTCAATGTAGTATAGACTATATTATTGTTCAATTTATGTGTCGGTCGAAATGGGAAAATGTTAGGATTGAAGTAATTAATTATTTGGATTCTCTTGTTGACAATAAACAATCCTTTCTTTTCAACAATAATACCAAAAAAAAAGCACTTAATTAATAAAGCAAATATTATTCAATATGTATACTTAAGTTCACAATAGAAATGCATTGGATAATGTAGTTATTAATTTATAAACAAAATAAACTTTTACTTGTTATGAAAGAAAATCATGCGAGCCAATTATTTGGGTTTTGTCAACTGGGTTTTGATGATTTTTTATAGCACCATTGGGTTAATATTTTTCTCAATTGTTAAGTTATGGGCTCACATCAagctcatataaatatatatttatatatatatatatacatatatgtacatGGATATGATGTGATGTGGGGGCCACCCACTAAATTATCAATGACTAATTAATTTGATCAAGCAGCCTCGTTCTAACTTCTAATCTTGATGGTTTTTATGGAAATGGTTTGACTTCAATGTATTTAAATTGACTACATTAATAttcaattaaataatattattgatgCTTGTCcccaattaaaaaaattcaaatagttAAGCTTTCTTTAGGAAGAAATCATCTTACTTAGATATGATATTATCTAATTAAGAAGAGAGGCATGCTTTTGTTTTTATTTGTAAAGAAAGAAAAACTATTGTTGACACTTGACACAGTACCCGATTGTTGACCCTAATTAACAAGTTGGCCCTGAAAAAAGATTGTTACTTCAAATTTATTGATTTTGAATTTTGATtttcacatataaatatatatatcttttactAGATAGTAGAAGTAATATACAATacatgtttgtttagttttaaaattgtaaatattgtctataaatttaataaaaaatagtttattatttttttaaatatatatacaatagaatgaattataattctatactatatataaatatttggGGGCACTCTTAACATTTACTACTCAtgaatgattattttaatattaactattagattaagatcagtaatctatatttatatttgttaattaatattttttaaaaataaaatttgactttttcaaatttttaaaaaggTTACATGATGACATGGCAGtcacaaatttattaattaaataataaaaatatattatttaatattaattattcattCATTCTGcgagaaaaaaaatcattttggaaTTAATGATAATTAATGTGATCATTATCTTTCAAACTAATGTTTATTATCTAATTAGTCTAAAAACTTCGAAATtgttgattttatatattttatttatttattctcgtTATCATTATAATCACTTCTCATCAAAAATGTGTTTAGTGTTTTATGTTAACCATCCATGGGTAAAAactattgagaagtcttccataaatatttatatcaataatctctatatatatgacatctaaacataaatatgttaaatatatgcatcaactatttttagtttctaatgtatctcgcaatgtcttttggtgaatttgatgaagaaaaagagctcaaattatttgataaaaaataaactatcacacaaatttataagataaaaaaatgatatgtttgcatttattatttttaaataaatataatttaattatttaaattatcataaaatatcttaaaaatatcatattttaattaattaattaatttttatttaagtttatgtttgttctaatttttgaatttggcaatgacaacaaaagattatatattatgtgtttaatataatattaagtttaattaaattttatttaagttataaaatgtatgattttattactgttaaataattatcattgtatagtatctcaaaaatatcttattttaattttttcgattatttatttatttaagtttaagtcatttttacaatctactgttaaatataataatattccattaaagttaatggaaaaaaataaaaaactgttaaaaccaagaatttctgttatctacacactttttatatagaagagatatacaaAGTGTGTAGTAaccattttttttaacaatttattttgttaactttaacagaatattccacatatttaacgaaatatatttttaaaataaatatttattaattatattaatataaattcaaatattataaaatatcattattgtgtctagatatttattaattatattaatataaattcaaatgttataaaatatcattattataataatatataatacaaaactagatatttaataattatattaatataaattcaaatattataataatatataacatataatatataatcttcatttttaataaatttggctataataaatatttagtaattatattaatataaattcaaatattataaaatatcattattataattagatatttattatttatattaatataaattcaaattcaaatgttatacaatattattattataataacatgTAATATTAGAGTAGACattcattaattatatttatataattttaattaaaatattattattgtaataatatataatacaaaacttgtaatttaataattatattaatataaattcaaatttataaaatattattataataatatataacatataatatataatcctcttttttataaattttgctagaataaatatttagtaattatattcatataaattcaaatattattaaatattattattataataaattaattaattaaatttttaaataaaactaagcaaacttaCCCATtacgtaatatatatatatttgcgtGTAACTTATCTATATaaacatttttaattttttggtcATAAGCTTAACCTATTGGTATTATACCTATGGACATCCCAAGTTCCAATCCCTCTCcccactataaaaaaaaaaaactttacagAAGGAAAAAATCATTTATGATACTTTTCTTGATTTggaatattcaatatatatattctatagaAAGAAATAATACAATTGTTAATATTATTGACCACTTTTAACAATGTTAGTCTAAAAAACGTATTTGCACCAAAACAAATATAGTATGAGGACTAATTTGTCAAGACATATAGTTTAGCATCCTTTCGTACAAATAAGCCTACTTTAAAACTTAAATCTAATAACATTCAACAACTTAGAAGGCCACTAATTTTTATCtaacatataataaaatttatcaaatatgccatacaaaatttaaaatatctcgTAACATTATACACTATGATGTGTAAGTATAATCTCAATTATAGATATTTTTAAGTTGAGTTCAcgtaatattatttaattgtaTAGTTaagattaattatatataattgtgtATAATTTGAGTGTACAAATTGCGAGTGCATCTATCATTACTCTTAACTAAAGAGTAAAGATAGATCACTCCCAATTTACACTATCAAATTATACACTATTATGTGTACGTAATCTCAATCATATATATTTTGAAGTGAGGTCCACATAATACTTAATTATATAGTTAAGATTAATTACATATTATGGTGTATAATTTGAGTGTATAAATTGTGAGTGCATCTATCATCACTCTTAGCTAAAttctaataaattaaattaataattaaggaAATAGTAATTATTAAGTTTTGATGAATAGTAACTATTAAATTTTGATAAATAGTAATTAAGAATTAATAAAACTATAgagtttaataaataatgacaatTTAGTTTTATTGAAAAGGTTATTGATTAAATTTGAGTGGAATATTTCATTTATATCGATTTCATAATTAAAAGATACATGTTAAAAGAATGTACTAATAAGTTGTACTTCGTTAAAATACAAAGTTACGAATatagtaccaaatgagtataatTTTTCAACACAAATTACATATTActaaaagagtaatgatatgtgcacttaaATATTACACAAAGTGACATGATAGTTTAATCTttccaatcacatttattaaaattggaaTCTAATATTTTAAAAAGCAAGTCATATAATTGTGTGTAATATTTAAATACCTATCTTATCTTAGGTGCACATATCTTTACACTTACCAAAATAGTATAATCTTCTTATCAAATAACAAATTGGAAAAGAAACATCATTCATGTTGCTAGCAATGACCAATGAGAATAAAATCACTTGTTAGGTTAACTTTTTTGTttcctataataataataataataataataatcatcatCTAAGTAAAGTAGCAATCTCGGTGACATGTGAAAACGTTAAGTTGCATGCTTTGTCAAGTTAAGCGATAGGAAATAAACGACAAAGGCAAGATCTGAACAATTCCTTGTaatgttgtattttatttatttgtatttcacATGGTTTTGGGCCCTTGAGAAATCTGGTCACTTCTCTGCCAAGAGCATATATCGTATTATGCAGGAAAGGAAGGAGGCAGCGGCTTTAGCGGCTCAAACGAATATCTGGTTGAATTTGTGGAAGGTTCGAAGTCCTCCCAAGGTGAAAGACTTGCTTTGGCGTGCAGCAAAAGGAAGTCTCCCCACACGATTGCAATTACATCTGAAGCATGTTGATATTGAGAAAAATTGCCCTTATTGTCACGGTGAACTTGAATCTATTCTTCACTGCCTTATAAACTGCCCTTTTGTGCAGAATTGCTGGAGGTATTCTGGGCTGAAAGTTGTTTGTCCTTTTTTTGGGTCGTTTGCCAAATGGCTGGAGCAAAGCTTTAACAACAATGATGAGGACAGTAGGCAAAAAATTGCATCTCTGTATTGGAGTGTATGGAGAACACGTAATGAACTTGTGTGGCATAACAAGAAGACATATGCAGCTTCAGTAAATATACTGGCCACGTCGATGCTCCACCAGTGGGTTCAGGCTCAAAATAAGGTCGATGTGCCATTTGCGGCCTTTTTGTCCAATGGAGATGGAGCAACTACCTGGCGGAAACCACATGGGAATGACATAAAAATTAACGTTGATGCCGCTatttttctgaaaggggcacATTCAGTTTCGCGTGTATGGCCAGAAATGCGATAGGTTATCCCATTGAGGCGTTAGCTAGTTGTAAGCAGGGGTCGATCTCACCAGAACTAGCTGAGATAATGGGCATAAGGGAGACATTAAGTTGGATCAAAAGGAAAAATTAGTCAAATGTTACAATTGAAACAGATTGCCTCTTGGTAGTTCAAGCTCTCCGATGTAGCTCTCCTATGGCATCTTATTTTGGAGATATTGTACTTGAATGTAAAACCATGTGACAAATGCGTAGTGATATTTCTATTGTGTTTGTTAAGCGGTCCGCGAATAAGGTTGCTCATGCTTTAGCTAGAGTATTTTGTTCCCCTGCTGATCGTACATTTAAGGTTGGGGAGATCCCAGCCTCTATTATGGATGTATTGTTGAATGAAGTTTATTAATAAAGcttataattttcaaaaaaaaaaaaaaacaatgattAATACTCAAACTCatacatatctatatatatatatatatattagatatccAAGTATgttaaagttgtaaatattatttataattttaataaaaattaatttattatttaaatatatatatataatagaataaattataattctatagtatatataaatatttatatcaagaatctctatatatataatatctaaacacaacattgacatatatatatttatatagttacatgacatacatataaaatacaataatatttaaaaagaaattattaatagaaataaaataagactagaaaaaatcatagtgtagacagtagtatacatgcataaactatttttagtttataatataTCTTACAATATCATTTGGTGtaattgatgaagaaaaagagcttcaatcatttgataaaaaaaacgatcacacaaatttatacgataaaaaaatgatgtatgcatttatgatttttaaataaatatgatttaattatttaaattatcataaaatatctataaaatattctattttaattgattaattaatttatttttgtttaattttatgtttattatagtttttgaatttgacagtgacaacaaaatattatatattatatatttaatataatattaattttaggtttaatgaaattttatttaagttataaaatatatggttttattattttttaaataattattattgtaaaatatctcaaaaatatcatattttaatttttgtttatttatttatttaagtttaaatataagaatattctgttaaatataagaatattatgttaaagttaaggaaaaaaataaaaacggttaaaaccaagaatttatgttatctacacactttttatataaaagagatatattaAATACAAATAATATGCAAtgctttaattttatttatagaatttattaatattttattaaaattgtatcattgtcatataaatttcaaataaataaacaatattatatataaaagaatgacataaacatataaataaaaaaataaaccaaaatattgattatgattttttaaaatatatatttataacatgtaacattttttaacataaatgatattttattatatttaaatatatattaatataagttttaaatatctagtcttgtattaaatattattattataataataatattttataatatttgaattcatatttttataattagtaaaaaattaggattgtatattattatcataatgatattttataacatttaaatttatattaattaatataattattatatggtGAATTCTTTAGTCCCTCACAAGACTGAGTCCTTCAGCTTGGGGCCCATTTTTTTGCCGAGTGTCAAAATTTTATAGGAGTTTGTCTCTTTTTCACATTTATTTTTGACTTGCAATCACCGGTTGTGTGAACCGGTTGGAAAGTTGTTGGTGATGTGGATATAAAAAGTATGGGCAAAAAAGTAATTCCCTGTCAAAAAATATGTACAGTTGAGGGCTTGATTGTAAACTCAATATAAACTTGagagatatttacgattttggtaaCGTAAATATTGTGCTTCCGCTAagtgatttatatgttatattgAGTAAAACGCAACAATAACCACGTAAgtaaaacttatatatatatattttgtagttgttttataagatttttttaaagttttttcccTGGAGATGTTTCATTTATTTCCCAACAATCCTACTCTCTCCCCCTTCaagcataaatatatatatatcattttcaacaacatatacaaaaaatctAAACATCATTCATAGAAACAAATTATAAAAATGCACACAAAACCTTATTTTGAACTGACCCAAGGCCACCATCATGTGTGAAGAGCTCTGTTAGCCTACGTTAACGAAGAACTCGACCCACCGTAATGGAGAAGTTGAGCCACCGTTTCTAGCCCTGCGCATGTGCTCTACGCCTTGTCGCCGCCAACCCAGGAGAATGAAAGAGATGGAGATATTTTACAACCAGTAGAGATTACTGATTCATGGAATATATCCAAAAGAAGAATCAACATATATCTAATGCCTAACCAAAAATACACAAACAAATAATAGATATAATAGGAAAGGAAGATTTAGAGTTAGAGTCCACTTGACAGTTGGGTGGAGTAGAAAATTGACTGGGTCCACTGAGTTAGAGTTGCATTCTTAAGGTTACAACAGCCATGCCGACAAGGATTGAGATGGGAAGACAAATATGGTCTTTTGAAGTGAGTAGGAAGGACATGCATGGATGATGGAAGGGAGGGAAGAAGAGAGACAAAAGCTtgcttttttatttaaaaacaattgATTGATAAAGTGTAATAGACCAGTTACAGATTTTTAAGGGTAGTGtgatattttaacaaatttttagaaaataaattaatCTGATGGCTGACAATCTTTATAACTTAATCTAATGGTTAAAAATTTATGATGAATTTAGTTCCTCAAAAGCAAGTGATAGACTAAAGAATTTcctttattatatatgtagtattatattatatattattataatattgagtttatatttttagttagtttaaaagcatattctgttaaatatttagaatatttcacTAAAATTAACCAAATAaactgttaaaatcaagaatttttgttatctacataTTTTCTATGTAAAAGAGATATATAATATAGTGTAT from the Humulus lupulus chromosome X, drHumLupu1.1, whole genome shotgun sequence genome contains:
- the LOC133805540 gene encoding uncharacterized protein LOC133805540, yielding MQERKEAAALAAQTNIWLNLWKVRSPPKVKDLLWRAAKGSLPTRLQLHLKHVDIEKNCPYCHGELESILHCLINCPFVQNCWRYSGLKVVCPFFGSFAKWLEQSFNNNDEDSRQKIASLYWSVWRTRNELVWHNKKTYAASVNILATSMLHQWVQAQNKVDVPFAAFLSNGDGATTWRKPHGNDIKINVDAAIFLKGAHSVSRVWPEMR